ATCACCCCCGATCAAATCAGCTACATTAACGCCCACGGCACCAGCACGCCGATGAACGACCCCACAGAAAGCGCCGCTATTAAAACAGCCTTGGGAGAGAGTGCCTACAAAGTGGCCATTAGCTCAACCAAGTCAATGACCGGCCACCTGCTGGGCGGTTCTGGCGGCATTGAAGCCGTAGCAACCGCAATGGCAATCGCCAACGATCAAATTCCGCCGACGATTAATTTGGACAATCCCGATCCAAACTGCGACTTAGATTATGTGCCCCACCAAAGTCGCGCTCAAAAAGTTGAAGTGGCGCTGTCCAACTCCTTCGGGTTTGGTGGTCATAACGTCACACTCGCGTTTAAAAAGTACGTTTAGGGCATCGGGCATCGGTGATTTTTTCTAACCCATGCCCCATTTCCCCATTCTCCATCCCCCATAAGAAATACTTGCCCATCGATCCCGCTAATGGGATGATGGGTGAGAACGTCTTGGGGCGATTCCAGAGCGCTAACACCCAAGGTCATTCAATCGATCTCTCACACCGTTTGCACTCAAGAAAACGATCATGCCTGTTGCCACCCAATCACTCGAAGAACTTTGCATCAACTCCATCCGCTTTCTGGCCGTTGACGCCGTAGAGAAGGCAAAGTCCGGTCACCCAGGGCTACCGATGGGCGCTGCGCCGATGGCGTTTGTGCTGTGGGATCGCTTTATGCGGTATAACCCAAAAAATCCCAAGTGGTTTAACCGCGACCGCTTCGTGCTCTCAGCTGGACATGGCTCCATGCTACAGTACGCCCTGCTCTACCTGATGGGCTTCGACAGCGTCAGCATAGAAGACATCAAGCAGTTCCGTCAGTGGGAATCCAAAACCCCCGGACACCCGGAAAACTTTATGACTCCGGGTGTGGAAGTAACCACGGGTCCTCTCGGTCAAGGAATTGCCAACGCCGTCGGTTTGGCAATGGCAGAAGCTCACCTAGCCGCCAAGTTTAACAAGCCCGATAGCACAATCGTCGATCACTACACTTATGTGATTTTGGGTGATGGGTGCAACATGGAAGGCATTTCGGGTGAAGCGTGTTCTTTCGCCGGCCACCTGGGATTAGGTAAACTCATCGCGCTGTACGACGATAACCACATCTCCATCGATGGTTCTACCGATGTGGCTTTCACCGAAGATGTTTCCAAGCGTTTTGAAGCATACGGTTGGCACGTCCTCCACGTCGAAGATGGCAATACCGATTTAGCCGCCATTGAGAAAGCAATTAACGAAGCTAAAGCCGTCACCGACAAGCCAACCATGATTAAGGTGACAACCATCATCGGTTATGGTTCGCCCAACAAACAAAACACTGCCGGTGTTCACGGTGCTGCCCTTGGTGCAGACGAAATTGCATTAACTCGCGAAAAACTGGGCTGGCAACACGAGCCTTTCGTAATCCCAGAAGATGTGCTCAACCATACCCGCAAAGCAGTGGAACGCGGCGCAGGTTATGAAGCAGAGTGGAACAAGACTTTTTCTGACTACAAAGCTAAATATCCCCAAGAAGGGGCTGAATTCGACCGCTACATCACCGGCCAATTGCCTGACGGTTGGGATAAGGTACTCCCCACCTACACCGCCGAAGACAAGGCACTGCCCACCCGCAAGCACTCGGAAAACTGCCTCAACAAACTGGCATCCGTTTTACCTGAACTCATCGGTGGTTCGGCTGACTTAACCCACTCTAACCTGACTGAAATCAAGGGAAGTGGTGACTTCCAGAAAGGGCAATACCAAAACCCCAACATCCACTTTGGTGTGCGGGAACATGGTATGGGCGCAATCTGTAATGGGATCGCGCTGCATCAATCTGGATTAATTCCCTACGGCGCAACCTTCTTGATCTTCACAGATTATATGCGGGCTGCCATTCGCTTATCTGCCTTGTCCCAAGCTGGGGTAATTTGGGTGATGACCCACGACTCCATCGGACAAGGTGAAGATGGCCCGACACACCAACCGATTGAAACGCTGGCTTCTTTGCGTGCGATTCCTAACCTGACGGTGATTCGTCCCGCAGACGGAAACGAATGTTCTGGTGCTTATAAATTAGCGATTGAAAAAGCCAAGCAAAACCATCCCACCTTGTTAGCCTTCA
Above is a genomic segment from Microcoleus sp. FACHB-68 containing:
- the tkt gene encoding transketolase, which produces MPVATQSLEELCINSIRFLAVDAVEKAKSGHPGLPMGAAPMAFVLWDRFMRYNPKNPKWFNRDRFVLSAGHGSMLQYALLYLMGFDSVSIEDIKQFRQWESKTPGHPENFMTPGVEVTTGPLGQGIANAVGLAMAEAHLAAKFNKPDSTIVDHYTYVILGDGCNMEGISGEACSFAGHLGLGKLIALYDDNHISIDGSTDVAFTEDVSKRFEAYGWHVLHVEDGNTDLAAIEKAINEAKAVTDKPTMIKVTTIIGYGSPNKQNTAGVHGAALGADEIALTREKLGWQHEPFVIPEDVLNHTRKAVERGAGYEAEWNKTFSDYKAKYPQEGAEFDRYITGQLPDGWDKVLPTYTAEDKALPTRKHSENCLNKLASVLPELIGGSADLTHSNLTEIKGSGDFQKGQYQNPNIHFGVREHGMGAICNGIALHQSGLIPYGATFLIFTDYMRAAIRLSALSQAGVIWVMTHDSIGQGEDGPTHQPIETLASLRAIPNLTVIRPADGNECSGAYKLAIEKAKQNHPTLLAFTRQNVPNLAGTSIEGVAKGGYTVVESEGTPDIILIGTGSEVSLCVTAAEKLTAEGKKVRVVSMPSTEVFDGQDAAYKESILPKSVTKRLVVEAAASFGWHKYVGMEGDTVSIDRFGASAPGGVCLEKFGFSADNVLAKAKALLG